The Candidatus Dormiibacterota bacterium sequence TGGCGTCGGCGTCGGTGTCGGCGTCGGTGTCGGCGTCGGTGTCGGCGTCGGTACGGGTAAACAGGTCGTCGGCACCGTGACTCGATTGTTGATCATGGTCACCGCGGCGGTTCGCGCCAGCGCTCGGCCAGCGATGCTGGCGCTGTCATTCATGGTGATGCTGGCAAGAGCCATGACCGTTCCTACAAAGGCGGTCCCCGTGTCAAGGGTTGCCGAGCTGCCGACCTGCCAGAAAACGTTGCAGGCCTGAGCGCCGTTGATAAGAACCACGCTTGAGCTCGGCGCGGTGATAACCGTGCTCCCGGCCTTGAAGATGAACACTCCATTGCCGCTCAGGATGAGGATCCCGGTCAGAAACGATGAAGAGCTAAAGCAATAAGTCCCGGGGGTTAGCGTTTTGCCGCCAAGATCCTGGCCGGTCAAGTCGACATCGCAGGGTGACGAGGCGGCGGCATTGTAGGCGGTGGTCAGGTCGTTCTGGGCCGATACGGCCAGCGGATCGGCACCGGTGTGCAGCGTCCCATTGAGGACCCCCGGTGGGAAACCGGTGACGGCGGTTCCGGCGCTCACCCCCAGATCGCCCGTAATGACCGTGTTGCCCGTGCTGGTCACCGTGCTGCTCGCCAGGACCGCGAACGTGGTGGCCGTTCCCAGCGCAGGCGGCGCGGCCGGCAGGGCCCCGATCGTATTTGCCCCGACCATCAGGACCGCGAGCGAGATTGCGAACGCGAACCGTCGGGCGGCTCGTCTCACTTCTCACATGTAACCGGGACGGCGCAGAAAGCTAAACGCCTGCAGATGCAGGTTAGGAAGCCTGGTCCGGCACCTCGACCACGACGTGCACCCCGAACGGAGAGCGGTTGTAGGAGGCCGCCACCAGCCCGCCAATCAGCGCGCCGACCAGGGCCGCGAACAGCCCAACCAGGAGCCCGGCAAGGGGGACGACGAGGAACCACGACGATTGCACCCGCTGCAGCAGCGGGACCTGGCCGCCGAAGGGCAGCAGCTGCTCGGTCACGCCTAAGGTCAGGCTGAGGTCACGTTGCCAGCTGAGGATGGCCCCGGCGAACCAGGCGACCGCGGCCCCCAGCACGCAGCCGGCAACCAATCCCAATGCAAAGCCGGTCCAGCCACCGGCGATGATCGCGGCACGGACCGAGATCGCCAGGACTCGACCGCTGACCTGGTGCATCAGGAGACCGCGGCCTGCCGTCGCGGCCGTCGCCGCAGCAGGAGCAACGACAGCAGGATGATCGTCAGGATCGTAAGCGCCATCGTGAGGGCGTAGGCGAGATAGCGGAGGAAT is a genomic window containing:
- a CDS encoding ice-binding family protein, whose product is MRRAARRFAFAISLAVLMVGANTIGALPAAPPALGTATTFAVLASSTVTSTGNTVITGDLGVSAGTAVTGFPPGVLNGTLHTGADPLAVSAQNDLTTAYNAAASSPCDVDLTGQDLGGKTLTPGTYCFSSSSFLTGILILSGNGVFIFKAGSTVITAPSSSVVLINGAQACNVFWQVGSSATLDTGTAFVGTVMALASITMNDSASIAGRALARTAAVTMINNRVTVPTTCLPVPTPTPTPTPTPTPTPTPTPTPTPTPTPTPTPTPTPTPTPTPTPTPTPTPTPTPSPTPTPIPTVAPQITSANSTTFTVGAPGTFTATSTGSPTSTLTETGTLPGGVSFTNNGDGTATIAGTPKSGSGGSYAITITASNGVPPDAQQNFVLTIDEAPAITSANSTTFTTTQAGTFLVTSSGFPAAALAESGALPTNVTFSDNGNGTATLAGTPPAGTAGNYPITITASNGVGSSATQTFTLTVSDPTPTPTPTPTPTPTPTPTPT